The Luteimonas sp. YGD11-2 genome has a window encoding:
- a CDS encoding PAS domain S-box protein produces the protein MAAAREEGSDTARAYRSGLRQSLAGIRWWIPLLYLVLAGAWILFSDHLVEGLLPAAAVRVAQSVKGLLFVLASAAALWLLLRNQARGIERAHRATLDYAQRYRELLERHPDPLWLHEAGSGRLLYVNPAARRFFGLGADDALPADAAALQGVLPHPGEEGRPATIRRIHLPGGRRHDVELHVARLDHDGREARLVSMRDRTAEIGAERERAQSARRMREAQQLACLGSWEFDPASGHGHLSEETCRMLGIRAPAGDGADVRGLLLDSLPGWGGELSSLLDALASGHGTTLDVVIPLETPDGTRRLQLRGARATDDGAPHLLRGTLQDITEAEAARRQLRERERQFHDLIRALPDGVILLAGDRVRYANPACAEAFGRPVESMPGLPVQALVAEDDVPLLREWLRAALMPGQSPDAAVRTPRMRRSDGSLFNAALTAAETRYEDAICTVVVMRDLSDAERMRDELTAGNQQLQAMAARIFSVQEDERRRISRDLHDDIGQSITAIKMSASAAMDEDDPARRRDDLDDVLALADATLSRLRDISILLRPPQLDALGLEAALRWHAERLFAHAGVELDLAIGVLPQRPEREVEQACFRIAQEAMTNALRHAAPARVSLWLQDQGDRLHLQVVDDGRGFDTPAEGGLGLAIMRERAHGVGGAFDIRSAHGAGTTVEAVLPYEPAASAKHASQPAG, from the coding sequence ATGGCAGCAGCGCGAGAGGAAGGCAGCGACACGGCGCGTGCATATCGTTCCGGCCTGCGCCAGAGCCTGGCGGGAATCCGCTGGTGGATCCCGTTGCTTTACCTGGTGCTGGCCGGCGCGTGGATCCTGTTCAGCGATCACCTGGTGGAAGGACTGTTGCCCGCGGCCGCGGTGCGGGTGGCGCAGTCGGTCAAGGGTCTGCTGTTCGTGCTGGCCAGTGCGGCGGCGCTGTGGCTGCTGCTGCGCAACCAGGCGCGCGGCATCGAACGTGCCCACCGCGCCACCCTTGATTACGCGCAGCGTTATCGCGAGCTGCTGGAGCGCCATCCCGATCCGCTGTGGCTGCACGAGGCCGGCAGCGGCCGGCTGCTGTACGTCAATCCGGCGGCACGCAGGTTCTTCGGGCTGGGGGCGGATGATGCGCTGCCTGCCGACGCCGCGGCGCTGCAGGGCGTGCTGCCGCACCCCGGCGAGGAAGGCCGACCGGCGACGATCCGGCGCATCCACCTGCCCGGGGGGCGCCGGCACGATGTCGAGCTGCATGTCGCGCGGCTCGACCACGACGGCCGCGAGGCGCGACTGGTCAGCATGCGCGATCGCACGGCCGAGATCGGCGCCGAGCGCGAGCGTGCGCAGAGTGCGCGGCGCATGCGCGAAGCCCAGCAGCTGGCCTGCCTGGGGTCGTGGGAATTCGATCCGGCATCGGGCCACGGCCATCTGTCCGAGGAAACCTGCCGCATGCTCGGCATCCGTGCGCCTGCCGGTGACGGCGCCGACGTCCGGGGCCTGCTGCTCGATTCATTGCCCGGCTGGGGCGGCGAGCTGTCCAGCCTGCTGGACGCGCTGGCTTCCGGCCACGGGACGACCCTGGACGTGGTGATCCCGCTGGAAACCCCGGATGGCACGCGCCGGCTGCAGCTGCGCGGCGCGCGCGCCACCGACGACGGCGCGCCCCATCTGCTGCGCGGCACCCTGCAGGACATCACCGAGGCCGAAGCCGCGCGCCGCCAGCTGCGCGAACGCGAGCGCCAGTTCCATGACCTGATCCGCGCCCTGCCCGACGGCGTGATCCTGCTGGCCGGCGACCGCGTGCGCTACGCCAACCCCGCGTGCGCCGAGGCGTTCGGGCGGCCGGTGGAATCGATGCCCGGGTTGCCGGTGCAGGCATTGGTGGCCGAGGACGATGTGCCGCTGCTGCGCGAGTGGCTGCGCGCCGCACTCATGCCGGGACAGTCGCCGGATGCCGCCGTGCGCACGCCGCGCATGCGCCGCAGCGACGGCAGCCTGTTCAATGCCGCGCTGACCGCCGCCGAGACCCGCTACGAGGACGCCATCTGCACCGTGGTGGTGATGCGCGACCTATCGGATGCCGAGCGCATGCGCGACGAGCTGACCGCCGGCAACCAGCAGCTGCAGGCGATGGCGGCACGCATCTTCTCGGTGCAGGAGGACGAACGGCGCCGGATCTCGCGTGACCTGCACGACGACATCGGCCAGTCGATCACCGCGATCAAGATGTCGGCGAGTGCGGCAATGGACGAGGACGACCCTGCGCGGCGGCGTGACGATCTCGACGACGTGCTCGCGCTGGCCGATGCCACGCTGTCACGGCTGCGCGACATCTCGATCCTGCTGCGTCCACCGCAACTCGACGCGCTGGGCCTGGAGGCGGCGCTGCGCTGGCATGCCGAGCGGCTGTTCGCGCATGCGGGCGTGGAACTGGACCTCGCCATCGGCGTGCTGCCACAGCGGCCGGAGCGCGAGGTGGAGCAGGCCTGCTTCCGCATCGCGCAGGAAGCGATGACCAACGCGCTGCGGCATGCGGCGCCCGCGCGCGTGTCACTGTGGCTGCAGGACCAAGGTGACCGCCTGCACCTGCAGGTCGTCGACGACGGCCGCGGGTTCGACACGCCCGCGGAAGGCGGGCTGGGCCTGGCGATCATGCGCGAACGTGCGCACGGTGTCGGCGGCGCATTCGACATCCGCTCCGCGCACGGTGCGGGCACCACCGTGGAGGCCGTGCTGCCGTACGAGCCGGCGGCAAGCGCAAAGCACGCCAGCCAGCCAGCTGGCTAG
- a CDS encoding GGDEF domain-containing phosphodiesterase, giving the protein MDPGVISSLLSHPLPDGLLLLDRDGRCLLANAAAQGRGLDALVERHAPSLAGLRARLSQGEDAVDCELPGADGALQACMRVVSRDQQGVVAYSLSVQLSSVAGAWLEAAESGGHGLWVWDIRQDRLQRSVSWLRLMGHEGASAAVGSFADAQRRAHPDDRGRLRAALEAHLAGRSPAYLCEYRCLHRDGSWRWVRDAGRVTAWDASGTPLRMAGTVTGIGSQKQLEQRLREQRGLVEETQRLAGMASWTWDASTDVVWCTRELRTALGLDDGLRVRAWLRRCRGDRQALRQGWNRLRQGDGTTSFELTVEAAAGRLHLQVWASPRCDGERLLRVIAQIQDLTAQRRADAANRRRGELLRRVAELGRIGGCEIDAGTRTLHWTEECARLHGREGSTMALDELLRHYTIESRDALHEAMARVADGADAISLDLCFYRPDGVQVWVQAVVEFDRDGATRGRHLVLFRDISREREASARIELLSHYDTLTRLPNRTRLREEIEAVLAAADCATGHALLLLDLDGFGGINEAHGHAAGDTVLKTVAARLHMLVDAGDLFGRLGGDEFVVLLRQGEGREAIAATAQRIVTGLSDPVPVDGEILRFGVSAGIAIRPADVGFDELLRAAAAALHNAKQDDGRNRIQFHSPEAWRRSRRRLDLEQAMRGALERDEFSLVYQPLYELRSGTVVGVEALLRWHHRELGHCPPDEFIPIAEATGDIAAIGDWVLREACSQAAAWARAGIALGRMSVNVSAVQLRDPGFAARVLGACAESGWPPTQLELELTESALLRDTPALWHCFEVFAREGVALAIDDFGIGFSSLSYLSRFPVGRLKIDRSFIAGLGEGRRSAEVTRAIIQLGKALRMQVLAEGVETADDERLLREFGCDEVQGFLYARPLPAHEVARWLQPRPGDAMAESARVTVLRR; this is encoded by the coding sequence ATGGATCCTGGCGTCATCTCGAGCCTGCTCAGCCATCCGTTGCCGGATGGCCTGCTGCTGCTTGACCGCGACGGCCGCTGCCTGCTGGCCAATGCCGCGGCGCAGGGGCGCGGGCTGGATGCGCTGGTCGAACGCCATGCGCCCTCGCTGGCCGGCCTGCGCGCGCGGCTGTCGCAGGGTGAGGATGCCGTGGACTGCGAACTGCCGGGCGCCGATGGCGCGCTGCAGGCCTGCATGCGCGTGGTCAGCCGCGACCAGCAGGGCGTGGTGGCCTATTCGCTGAGCGTGCAGCTGTCGTCGGTGGCGGGTGCATGGCTGGAAGCGGCGGAGTCGGGTGGCCATGGCCTGTGGGTCTGGGACATCCGCCAGGACCGTCTGCAGCGTTCCGTCTCCTGGCTGAGACTGATGGGCCACGAGGGTGCGTCGGCGGCTGTCGGCAGCTTCGCCGATGCCCAGCGCCGCGCCCATCCCGATGACCGCGGCCGCCTGCGCGCCGCGCTCGAAGCGCACCTGGCCGGGCGCAGCCCCGCTTATTTGTGCGAGTACCGCTGCCTGCATCGCGACGGCAGCTGGCGCTGGGTGCGCGACGCCGGCCGCGTGACCGCCTGGGATGCCAGTGGCACGCCATTGCGCATGGCCGGCACCGTCACGGGCATCGGCAGCCAGAAGCAGCTTGAACAGCGCCTGCGCGAGCAGCGCGGGCTGGTCGAGGAAACACAGCGACTGGCCGGCATGGCCAGCTGGACCTGGGATGCATCCACCGACGTGGTCTGGTGCACGCGCGAGCTGCGTACCGCACTGGGCCTCGACGACGGGCTGCGCGTGCGCGCGTGGCTGCGGCGCTGCCGTGGCGATCGCCAGGCATTGCGGCAGGGCTGGAACCGGCTCCGCCAGGGCGACGGCACCACCAGCTTCGAGCTCACCGTGGAAGCTGCGGCCGGGCGCCTGCACCTGCAGGTCTGGGCCTCGCCGCGCTGTGATGGCGAACGGCTGTTGCGGGTGATCGCACAGATCCAGGACCTCACGGCACAGCGTCGCGCCGATGCGGCCAACCGCCGCCGCGGCGAACTGCTGCGCCGGGTGGCCGAGCTGGGCCGCATCGGCGGCTGCGAGATCGACGCCGGCACCCGCACCCTGCACTGGACCGAGGAGTGCGCGCGCCTGCACGGGCGCGAAGGCAGCACGATGGCGCTCGACGAGCTGCTGCGCCACTACACGATCGAATCGCGCGACGCCCTGCACGAGGCGATGGCGCGGGTGGCCGATGGCGCCGATGCGATCTCGCTGGACCTGTGCTTCTACCGTCCCGACGGCGTGCAGGTGTGGGTGCAGGCGGTGGTCGAGTTCGACCGCGACGGCGCGACCCGCGGGCGGCACCTGGTGTTGTTCCGCGACATCTCGCGCGAGCGCGAGGCCAGCGCACGCATCGAACTGCTGTCCCACTACGACACCCTGACCCGGCTGCCCAACCGCACCCGGCTGCGCGAGGAGATCGAGGCGGTGCTGGCCGCGGCCGATTGCGCGACCGGCCATGCACTGCTGCTGCTCGACCTCGACGGATTCGGCGGCATCAATGAGGCCCATGGCCACGCCGCCGGAGATACCGTGCTCAAGACCGTCGCCGCGCGCCTGCACATGCTGGTGGATGCCGGCGATCTCTTCGGGCGCCTGGGGGGCGACGAGTTCGTGGTGCTGCTGCGCCAGGGCGAGGGCCGCGAGGCGATCGCCGCCACCGCCCAGCGCATCGTCACCGGCCTGTCGGACCCGGTGCCGGTGGATGGCGAGATCCTGCGGTTCGGCGTCAGCGCCGGCATCGCGATCCGCCCCGCGGACGTCGGCTTCGACGAGCTGCTGCGCGCCGCGGCCGCGGCCCTGCACAACGCCAAGCAGGACGATGGCCGCAACCGCATCCAGTTCCACAGCCCGGAAGCGTGGCGTCGTTCGCGCCGGCGCCTGGACCTCGAGCAGGCCATGCGCGGTGCGCTCGAGCGTGATGAATTCTCGCTGGTCTACCAGCCGCTGTACGAACTGCGCAGCGGCACCGTCGTCGGCGTGGAAGCGCTGCTGCGCTGGCATCACCGCGAGCTCGGCCATTGCCCGCCGGACGAGTTCATCCCGATCGCCGAGGCCACCGGCGACATCGCCGCCATCGGCGACTGGGTCCTGCGCGAGGCCTGCAGCCAGGCGGCGGCATGGGCGCGCGCCGGCATCGCCCTGGGGCGGATGTCGGTCAACGTATCGGCGGTCCAGCTGCGCGATCCGGGCTTCGCCGCGCGCGTGCTGGGAGCCTGCGCGGAGAGCGGCTGGCCGCCCACGCAGCTCGAACTCGAACTCACGGAGTCGGCGCTGCTGCGCGACACGCCGGCGTTGTGGCACTGCTTCGAGGTGTTCGCTCGCGAAGGCGTGGCGCTGGCCATCGACGACTTCGGCATCGGCTTCTCCAGCCTCAGCTACCTCAGCCGGTTCCCGGTGGGGCGGCTGAAGATCGACCGCAGCTTCATTGCCGGCCTGGGCGAGGGCCGCCGCTCGGCCGAGGTGACCCGCGCGATCATCCAGCTCGGCAAGGCCTTGCGGATGCAGGTGCTCGCCGAAGGCGTGGAGACCGCGGACGACGAACGCCTGCTGCGCGAGTTCGGCTGCGACGAGGTGCAGGGTTTCCTGTACGCGCGGCCGTTGCCGGCGCACGAAGTGGCCCGCTGGTTGCAGCCGCGGCCCGGAGACGCCATGGCCGAGTCCGCCCGGGTGACCGTCCTGCGGCGCTGA
- a CDS encoding methyl-accepting chemotaxis protein: MYARLLIRLAPPLFLTLLLPLAFALEWPGPVRWAILLTVTASWIGVGVWLVMRETRRPPEHTRILQEQEQLLSELRQFVGAEIEGSRVEVERARDLIRQAVSGLGSSFDAMNRKSRQQAQAMARILDRTGDQDGGADVARFAQHASQRMEQLVEALEQVSGQSGATVTHIDEMAGHLDGIFALLEDVKSIADQTNLLALNAAIEAARAGEAGRGFAVVADEVRNLSERSTAFNEQIRKLAHSSKESIAKVRDTVSGMASRDLNRSREARAEAAGMLDQVAAINRSLGDGMREISDCGRAIDGSVAEAVRALQFEDIATQALGGVHAHLERLNAINREAIDLQDLLRRNGGVFDEELIRALQRIGQRVRELRSTWEKPPHKPVTQESMGAGTVELF, from the coding sequence ATGTACGCACGCCTGCTGATCCGCCTCGCCCCACCGCTGTTCCTCACCCTGCTGCTGCCACTGGCGTTCGCGCTCGAATGGCCGGGCCCAGTGCGTTGGGCGATCCTGCTGACCGTCACCGCCAGCTGGATCGGCGTCGGCGTCTGGCTTGTGATGCGCGAGACCCGCCGCCCGCCGGAGCACACCCGCATCCTGCAGGAGCAGGAGCAGCTGCTGAGCGAGCTGCGCCAGTTCGTCGGCGCCGAGATCGAAGGCTCGCGGGTGGAAGTGGAGCGCGCGCGCGACCTGATCCGCCAGGCGGTCAGCGGGCTGGGCAGCAGTTTCGACGCGATGAACCGCAAGTCGCGCCAGCAGGCGCAGGCGATGGCGCGCATCCTCGACCGCACCGGCGACCAGGACGGCGGTGCCGACGTCGCCCGCTTCGCCCAGCACGCCAGCCAGCGCATGGAGCAGCTGGTGGAGGCACTGGAACAGGTCAGCGGCCAGAGCGGCGCCACCGTGACCCATATCGACGAAATGGCCGGGCACCTGGACGGCATCTTCGCGCTGCTCGAGGACGTGAAGTCGATCGCCGACCAGACCAACCTGCTGGCGCTCAATGCAGCCATCGAGGCCGCGCGTGCCGGCGAGGCCGGGCGTGGCTTCGCGGTGGTCGCCGACGAGGTGCGCAACCTGTCCGAGCGTTCGACCGCGTTCAACGAGCAGATCCGCAAGCTCGCGCATTCGTCCAAGGAATCCATCGCCAAGGTGCGCGACACCGTGTCGGGGATGGCCTCGCGCGACCTCAACCGCTCCCGCGAGGCGCGCGCCGAAGCCGCCGGCATGCTCGACCAGGTGGCCGCGATCAACCGTTCGCTGGGCGACGGCATGCGCGAGATCTCCGATTGCGGTCGTGCGATCGACGGCAGCGTGGCGGAAGCCGTACGCGCGCTGCAGTTCGAGGACATCGCCACCCAGGCGCTCGGCGGCGTGCATGCGCACCTCGAGCGGCTCAACGCGATCAACCGCGAAGCCATCGACCTGCAGGACCTGCTGCGCCGCAACGGCGGCGTGTTCGACGAGGAACTGATCCGTGCGCTGCAGCGCATCGGCCAGCGCGTGCGCGAACTGCGCAGCACCTGGGAGAAGCCGCCGCACAAGCCGGTGACCCAGGAATCCATGGGCGCGGGCACCGTCGAGCTGTTCTGA